In a single window of the Littorina saxatilis isolate snail1 linkage group LG5, US_GU_Lsax_2.0, whole genome shotgun sequence genome:
- the LOC138966873 gene encoding enhancer of polycomb homolog 1-like, whose protein sequence is MLKLKRDMVKASTLTQFLKRREKSKKEIVQLTIEIMEKRFQMEDFSGALLEEAEAEREKMPSFIPPYMFNSNGQAVSAYNGDEVAPVRKKRQYKRRQKQSQQSNHPHATAAAIATAASFGDVDILHHDLDSSEEDIMSPAMSPSDHEDENDPDGAYAFKRRKSCNYFPPLCDRLGNWPWCDPEEGGKGDKRHCFSLTTLPGGRCVGFARRRVGRGGRVILDRGVSPWDDALEKLDLASGQSYSGRLGEYITYIREKKIPYYRPQTPPPEEDTSLRDNGRSLPRSLFNSKSSSSPSSQEFNLELFNCHREQLLEMHREQEARLLNQEVFTVTPSNQLGSPDLQRSFSSQPTSRFTLDSASAQFAVSAVIDSSQLETNGVLKGSEGVNGVGSIGGGGSVPAAGCVNAGGDAGQPASIVVVSDAAVTIPSTSLVSSLSSVTSSVALAPVTFSPQPSIMATKTAGTASAPSAVQSHHTPLSSLTLPLSTASLLSLSAHSVSLATQNPHVTSNGPVAVSSVSAISGVMHGKTPGLAPAGSILHLHLPITTATVPRAVVAAPSVTPSATPTIPAPVPTPIPVCASSAPGPGKINSKQVPAGVGASGMCNLATSSPMNILKTSHEEGNSSVHIFNADTPMPMDVS, encoded by the exons ATGTTGAAGTTGAAGCGAGACATGGTGAAAGCCAG CACTCTTACACAGTTTCTCAAGAGGcgagaaaagagcaaaaaagaAATTGTGCAGCTCACCATTGAAATCATGGAAAAACG CTTCCAGATGGAGGACTTCAGTGGGGCCTTGCTTGAAGAGGCGGAGGCTGAGAGAGAAAAGATGCCGTCTTTCATCCCCCCATATATGTTCAACAGCAATGGTCAGGCAGTATCCGCTTACAATGGG GATGAGGTGGCCCCAGTGCGGAAGAAGCGTCAGTACAAACGTCGGCAGAAACAGTCACAACAGTCCAACCACCCCCACGCCACTGCCGCTGCCATCGCTACTGCTGCCTCCTTCGGTGACGTTGACATCTTGCACCACGACTTGGACAGCTCCGAGGAGGATATTATGTCACCT GCAATGTCGCCATCTGACCATGAGGATGAAAACGATCCTGACGGTGCCTACGCATTCAAGAGACGAAAGTCTTGCAACTACTTCCCA CCATTATGTGATCGCCTTGGCAACTGGCCGTGGTGTGATCCGGAAGAAGGTGGAAAGGGAGACAAGCGCCACTGCTTCTCACTCACCACCCTTCCAGGTGGTCGCTGTGTCGGTTTCGCTCGTCGCCGAGTCGGCAGAGGTGGAAG AGTAATACTGGACCGAGGAGTTTCACCTTGGGACGATGCTCTCGAAAAGCTGGATCTGGCTTCTGGCCAGTCCTACTCTGGTCGACTCGGAGAATACATTACATATATTCGTGAAAAGAAAAT TCCATACTACAGACCTCAGACCCCTCCCCCGGAAGAAGACACCTCCTTGCGGGACAACGGCCGCTCCCTGCCACGCTCGCTCTTCAACTCCAAATCCTCCTCCTCTCCGTCCAGCCAGGAGTTCAACCTGGAACTCTTCAACTGCCACCGAGAACAGCTGCTGGAGATGCATCGAGAGCAGGAAGCTCGCCTTCTCAACCAGGAGGTCTTCACCGTCACCCCTAGCAACCAGCTGGGCAGCCCCGACCTTCAAAGGTCGTTCTCCTCGCAGCCTACCTCCCGCTTCACCCTGGACTCAGCCAGTGCTCAGTTTGCCGTCAGTGCTGTGATAGACTCGTCCCAGTTGGAAACGAACGGTGTGCTGAAAGGAAGCGAAGGAGTCAACGGTGTTGGCAGTATCGGTGGGGGTGGTAGTGTCCCTGCTGCAGGCTGTGTCAACGCTGGTGGGGATGCAGGCCAGCCTGCCAGCATTGTCGTGGTTTCTGACGCTGCTGTGACGATACCATCAACCTCTTTGGTTTCTTCTCTATCTTCAGTCACCTCGTCAGTAGCTCTGGCACCGGTCACTTTCTCACCTCAGCCCTCCATCATGGCTACCAAGACTGCTGGCACGGCCTCTGCCCCTTCCGCCGTGCAATCCCATCACACCCCTCTGTCGTCATTGACGTTGCCCCTGTCCACTGCTTCTCTGCTTTCATTGTCAGCGCATTCAGTCAGTTTAGCCACGCAGAATCCCCACGTCACATCCAACGGCCCTGTTGCTGTGTCCTCTGTTTCTGCCATCTCTGGTGTTATGCATG GTAAAACACCAGGGTTAGCTCCGGCAGGATCCATTCTACATCTCCATCTCCCCATCACAACAGCCACAGTTCCCCGAGCTGTGGTGGCTGCCCCCTCTGTAACCCCCTCAGCCACTCCCACCATCCCCGCCCCtgtccccacccccatccccgtGTGTGCAAGCTCCGCCCCTGGGCCGGGAAAGATCAACAGTAAACAGGTGCCTGCAGGGGTGGGGGCATCGGGAATGTGCAATCTGGCGACATCTTCGCCTATGAATATTCTCAA
- the LOC138966874 gene encoding uncharacterized protein, which produces MFGNLAAPKEDGGFRACHRSGSLKGVNEKKKHTHRSKMYKHPKANPIDPVSRNCVNATNRNAFCKTTLQKELDVLEKERARQLKSIHHEAKQFRQHVGNRSPSPGSPGSRRPVSAALSISNGSKSNSLSPLRHSMASSAKEERDTSGQNSPDASSRSTSPSGSLLTRRKPANSTRPENSKTHEPQVRQGEHVFITHVGSNVLQPVGEEELNALQQQTRLRPTAVNVEHCNVEKLNALQQQQQTRLRLTAVIVEHCNVPQIVVSDETDRPLSAATRELPQKAAETKGGGGGGGEMMNQPQEKEKIPATLSREDQRKTQRSVSEESGSKKASDLHTSPSLDLPVQRPRRNSMSQIHVLPSIFEKPKRRPSYCPDPSTLSSELLLPESPRARSSSFSGITPARRRGSIVETWGSVSECNKPLFGHSRGRRTSVDLSNMVRDLMFGVQHAELMAGGGRRASKSLTEKEWQELKKCRYLRMPSRDNSEEDLSGEP; this is translated from the exons ATGTTTGGTAACCTTGCGGCCCCTAAAGAAGACGGCGGCTTTCGTGCGTGCCACAGGAGTGGAAGTCTAAAAGGAgtgaacgagaagaagaagcacaCGCACCGCAGCAAGATGTACAAGCACCCAAAGGCCAACCCCATCGACCCGGTGTCCAGAAACTGCGTGAACGCGACCAACAGAAACGCCTTCTGTAAGACCACCCTCCAGAAGGAGCTGGACGTTCTTGAGAAGGAGCGAGCCCGTCAGCTGAAGAGTATTCACCACGAGGCCAAGCAGTTCAGGCAGCACGTGGGGAATAGGTCTCCGTCTCCCGGTTCTCCAGGCTCCAGAAGACCTGTGTCTGCTGCTCTCAGCATCAGCAATGGGTCCAAGTCTAACTCGCTGAGTCCTCTGAGGCATTCAAT GGCATCCTCAGCAAAAGAAGAACGCGATACATCTGGCCAGAATAGCCCCGACGCCAGTTCTCGCAGCACGAGTCCATCGGGGTCCCTGCTGACTCGCAGAAAGCCCGCCAACTCCACTCGCCCCGAGAACAGCAAGACGCATGAACCCCAAGTGAGGCAGGGCGAGCACGTCTTCATCACTCACGTGGGCAGCAACGTTTTGCAACCCGTCGGCGAGGAGGAGCTCAACGCCCTCCAGCAGCAGACACGGCTTCGTCCCACAGCGGTCAACGTAGAACATTGCAACGTGGAGAAGCTCAACGCCctacagcagcagcagcagacacGGCTTCGTCTCACAGCGGTCATCGTGGAGCACTGCAACGTTCCTCAAATCGTCGTCAGCGACGAGACCGACAGACCGCTCAGCGCTGCCACGAGAGAGCTGCCACAGAAGGCGGCTGAGActaaaggaggaggaggaggaggaggggaaatGATGAATCAGCCACAGGAGAAGGAGAAGATTCCCGCAACTCTCAGTCGAGAAGATCAGAGGAAGACACAACGATCAGTTTCTGAAGAGTCAGGTTCGAAAAAAGCCTCTGATCTTCATACATCCCCCTCACTCGATCTGCCAGTGCAGCGGCCTCGCAGAAACTCCATGTCCCAAATCCACGTGCTGCCTTCCATCTTTGAGAAACCCAAGCGTCGGCCCTCATACTGCCCGGACCCGAGTACTCTGTCCTCAGAGCTGCTTCTGCCAGAGTCACCTCGGGCCCGCAGCTCTAGCTTCTCGGGCATCACACCGGCCAGGAGGCGAGGCTCCATCGTGGAGACGTGGGGGTCTGTCTCAGAGTGCAACAAGCCGCTGTTCGGGCACAGCAGAGGGAGAAGAACGTCTGTAGACCTGAGCAACATGGTGCGAGATCTCATGTTTGGCGTGCAGCACGCGGAGCTGATGGCAGGGGGTGGGCGGCGAGCCAGCAAGTCACTGACGGAGAAGGAGTGGCAGGAGCTGAAAAAGTGCCGCTACCTCAGGATGCCCTCCAGGGATAACTCGGAGGAGGACCTCAGCGGAGAACCGTGA
- the LOC138966877 gene encoding uncharacterized protein: MADEHMLPKDADMNQGKSPPPAYSEVVTDPAHPGALPPEHGGYAQPYPQPYMQGYHYPPGQAPPEAGGKHQEYPAYPPPGHYPPGPPGYPPGPPGYPPGPPGYPPGQPGYPPGQQYPPGSGAYSQGPYNPGPYGHGHGSVVVTQPSGATLVVAQSPPPDNMVLSALACLCCFCPIGSCALMYSCWAKGANNNQDYQAALKYGAQAKRLAIISIIIGAIFIIVGIVLRLVVYTTYSTYSH, encoded by the exons ATGGCGGACGAACACATGCTACCTAAAG ATGCGGACATGAACCAGGGTAAGTCCCCACCCCCAGCGTACTCTGAGGTGGTGACCGATCCTGCGCATCCTGGTGCCCTACCCCCAGAGCATGGAGGATACGCGCAACCCTATCCTCAGCCGTACATGCAG GGATACCACTACCCGCCAGGCCAGGCCCCTCCAGAGGCAGGGGGAAAGCACCAGGAATACCCAGCTTACCCCCCTCCTGGTCACTATCCCCCCGGACCACCTGGGTACCCCCCAGGACCACCTGGGTACCCCCCAGGACCACCTGGGTACCCCCCAGGACAGCCGGGCTATCCCCCAGGACAGCAATACCCACCGGGCTCTGGAGCGTACTCGCAGGGTCCATACAACCCCGGACCGTACGGACATGGACATGGCTCTGTTGTG gtgACTCAACCATCAGGGGCGACATTGGTGGTTGCACAGAGCCCTCCCCCAGACAACATGGTGTTGTCAGCGCTCGCCTGTCTTTGTTGCTTCTGTCCCATCGGCTCCTGTGCCCTCATGTACTCCTGCTGG GCAAAGGGAGCTAACAACAACCAGGACTACCAGGCGGCCCTGAAGTACGGTGCCCAGGCCAAGCGACTGGCCATCATTTCCATCATCATCGGCGCCATTTTTATCATCGTGGGAATCGTACTCAGGCTGGTTGTCTACACCACCTATTCCACCTACTCCCACTAG